AGCAATTCCCCGCCCCATTACTCCCGCTCCAACGACGACTAAACAATCACTCATCTGAAAAATCCCCTTTCTCTATTCTTTCTCACTCATGAACATTTTTTGCTCGTACCGAATATCAGCTGACCAAATGTTTTTCTGTAAAAGGAACTTTAAAAGTGGGTAGAAATGAACAGTCATTTCATCGTTCAACTGTAAGATATTTTCATTAAATTAAGACACATGTTGAGGGCGGTTAAGAGTGCTACTCCTTGAAAAGATGCGGTATCACTTTCGACTTTTTTATTGTGCTATTGTAAGATTGATTTTAACTCGTCCGGATGTTGTAATTTCAATTATCACAGTGGATGGATATAAGATGAAAAGTAAGCCACCCCCAATCCCCCTTTTATTGAATAGTACTCATAAGGGTAAAAAGCGAACTTTTTCCATAAGTGGATATTCGTTCGCTTTTATCTGACCAATATCTCTCTAAGAGTGCAATGGTCTTCGTATTTGAGGTTAGCCGTTCTTCTTATAAGTTAAATGGATTAAGCGGCTTTCTTCCTGCATAGGAAAGGACACTTTTTGTTTCAGTATACAGATCAAGAGTTTCAATACCTAGTTCACGGCCAAAACCGGACTCTTTATATCCGCCAAAAGGAGTTCCCGGAAAAGCAGAGAATGGACAGTTTACCATGACAACGCCTGCTTGGAGTCCATCCGACACGCGCTTAATTAGTCCCTGTTCTTTTGCCCAAATAGCAGCAGCAAGACCATATCTCGTATCATTAGCTAGCTGGATAACTTCTTTTTCATCAGTAAATTTCATGACTACTACGACGGGACCAAATACTTCCTCTTGAGCAATTTTCATATCGTTTGTTACCCCTGTAATAATCGTTGGTGCATACCAATAACCATCTTCAAATCCTTCTACTTTTAAAGGATGTCCACCAGCTAGAACGGTTGCTCCTTCTTTTTTTGCTTCTTCTACATAGCTATGAATTTTTTCCAGCTGTGTTTGACTAATAATCGCTCCAACATGAGACTTCTCGGACAATGGGTCTTCGATAATTAATTGACTGGTCTTGGCAAGAAAGCTTTCCATAAATTCATCGTAAATACTGTCATGGATAAATAACCGCGATCTCGCTTCACAGGATTGACCAGTATTATAGAAGATACCAAAGATCGATCCGTTAACAGCAGCATCCATATCTGCATCCGGGAACACGATGTTAGGAGACTTTCCGCCTAATTCCAACGTTACCCGTTTTAAGGTTTCTGAAGCTTTTGCCATAATATCTTTACCCGTACTCGTCTCTCCAGTAAAGGCAACCTTATCAATTGCCTCATGCTCTGTTAAGTAAGCACCAATCGTTGTACCCGGTCCAGTCACCACATTGACGACTCCATCCGGTACACCCGCTTCTGTACAAATTTCTGCTAACAAAATAGCTGTAATTGGTGTTAAACTAGCTGGTTTTAGCACGACCGAACAGCCTGCAGCAATCGCAGGTGCTACTTTCCATGCCGCCATCATCATCGGGTAATTCCAAGGTATAATCTGTGCTGCTACACCAGTAGGCTCCTTCTGTGTATAATTAAAAAACTGTCCCGGCACATTATTTACATCACCGCGATGCCCTACAATTGCGCCTGCATAGAATTCAAAATCCTCAATTGCCTGCATGACCTGACCTTGAGCTGCGGATAGTGTTTTACCGCTATTGATAACTTCCATCTCCACTAATTCACGAAATCGTCCTCGCATGATAGAGGCAATTTTATTTAATATACGAGCGCGCTTACCGACTGGATAACGCTTCCATTTTCCATGATCAAAAGCAGTTCGAGCGGCTTCCACAGCTATGTCTACATCCTCCCGATCAGCTTTTGGCACTTCCGCAATTGGCTTACCTGTTGCAGGATTGTAAACAGTCATCATCTCACCTGATTTGGCATCAGCTGGCTTTCCGTTAATGACCATTTGGTACATATCACGTTTTACCTCTTTTATAAATATTGGTTTTTCATGTGTTTTTACCATATTCATCTCTCCTTTTGTTTAATATCCTTTATATTCAGGGGAACGTTTTGCAAGAAATGCCTGAACCCCTTCTACATAGTCTTCTGTTCCCCCGGCAATCTCCTGTCCGTAAGCTTCATAATCCAGCATGTTACTCAAGTTCGTTTCAAAGCTTTTTTGCATGTAGCGTTTAATTAAGCCGATAGCTTTTGTTGGCATATTAGCTAACCGTTCAGCAAAAGCAGCTGTTTCTTTTTCCAATTCATTAGGCTTGACAACTTTTGTCACAATACCAAGCCTTTTCGCTTCATCAGCCTTTAGCTTCTCTCCTAAAATGGCTAACTCCAGTGCCTTGGCTAGACCGACAATCCGTGGCAGATAATATAAATTTCCGGAATCAGGAATCAAACCAATATGGATAAATGCCTCCATAAAGGAAGCCTTTTCTGATGCGATTCGAAAGTCACATGCAAGTGCCAGACTAAACCCAGCGCCTGCTGCAGCACCGTTTACCGAGGCTACAACCGGCTTTTCTACTTGTGCAAGCTTCTCCATCATTGGCTTATAGCGAGATTTAATAATTTCTCCCAAGTTCATATCTGCTTGTAAACTGCTTATATCTTCACCGGAGCAGAATGCTTTTCCTGCACCGGTAATAACAAGTACACGAACTTGATTATTATTTTCTACTTTTTTCAACACATCGATGATTTCCTGATTCATCGTATTCGTAATCGCATTCAATTTTTCAGGTCGGTTCAATGTCAGCCAGCCAACCTTATCCTTTATTTCATAACGAATCGTTTCATACATTTGTCGCATCCCCCTATTTCCCTTTGAAATGAGGTGATCGTTTTTCCATAAAAGCCTGCATACCTTCTTTTTGATCCTCTGAAGCAAAAAGTAAATAGAAATTTTTCCGTTCATATTGCATTGCTTCATATATGGGCAAGTCTTCTGCCTTTTCAACCGTGTCTTTGATTAACCGTAGGGATAAAGCAGGCTGCTTTACCAAGTTTTCAGCAAAAGCGATTGTCTCCTGCAAAAGAAGTTCATCTGGAACAACCTGATTAACGATACCCCAATGCTTTGCTTCTTCTGCTTTAAGTTGATTTCCAGTCCAAAGAAATTCCAGTGCCTTTCTTTTTCCCATCAGCTTGGTTAATTTTACAGTTCCGCCAGCGCTTGGCATGACGCCAAGCTGAACTTCCGGAAATCCAAACTTACTGCTTGCTGCAGCAAATACTATATCGGCACATAATGCGAGCTCAAATCCACCACCAAGGACAAATCCATGAACAGCTGCTATAACAGGCTTTTTAATTAATGATATTTTGTCCCAGTCAGCAAATTGATTTTTCATCTCCATGGAAATCGCATTTTCTTCCGCCATTTCCTTAATGTCTGCTCCAGCAGCAAATGACCTGCCAGCGCCAGATAGGACAATCACTTTTACTTGTTCTAATTGATCAAAATTCCGTAAAGCAGCTAAAATCTCTACTACCATGGATCGATTGATGGCGTTTAAAACTTCCGGGCGTTGCAACTCTAATTTTCCAATCCCAT
This genomic interval from Virgibacillus pantothenticus contains the following:
- a CDS encoding enoyl-CoA hydratase-related protein, giving the protein MYETIRYEIKDKVGWLTLNRPEKLNAITNTMNQEIIDVLKKVENNNQVRVLVITGAGKAFCSGEDISSLQADMNLGEIIKSRYKPMMEKLAQVEKPVVASVNGAAAGAGFSLALACDFRIASEKASFMEAFIHIGLIPDSGNLYYLPRIVGLAKALELAILGEKLKADEAKRLGIVTKVVKPNELEKETAAFAERLANMPTKAIGLIKRYMQKSFETNLSNMLDYEAYGQEIAGGTEDYVEGVQAFLAKRSPEYKGY
- a CDS encoding enoyl-CoA hydratase/isomerase family protein, with protein sequence MNNYQFIKAWTDNGIGKLELQRPEVLNAINRSMVVEILAALRNFDQLEQVKVIVLSGAGRSFAAGADIKEMAEENAISMEMKNQFADWDKISLIKKPVIAAVHGFVLGGGFELALCADIVFAAASSKFGFPEVQLGVMPSAGGTVKLTKLMGKRKALEFLWTGNQLKAEEAKHWGIVNQVVPDELLLQETIAFAENLVKQPALSLRLIKDTVEKAEDLPIYEAMQYERKNFYLLFASEDQKEGMQAFMEKRSPHFKGK
- a CDS encoding aldehyde dehydrogenase family protein, which translates into the protein MVKTHEKPIFIKEVKRDMYQMVINGKPADAKSGEMMTVYNPATGKPIAEVPKADREDVDIAVEAARTAFDHGKWKRYPVGKRARILNKIASIMRGRFRELVEMEVINSGKTLSAAQGQVMQAIEDFEFYAGAIVGHRGDVNNVPGQFFNYTQKEPTGVAAQIIPWNYPMMMAAWKVAPAIAAGCSVVLKPASLTPITAILLAEICTEAGVPDGVVNVVTGPGTTIGAYLTEHEAIDKVAFTGETSTGKDIMAKASETLKRVTLELGGKSPNIVFPDADMDAAVNGSIFGIFYNTGQSCEARSRLFIHDSIYDEFMESFLAKTSQLIIEDPLSEKSHVGAIISQTQLEKIHSYVEEAKKEGATVLAGGHPLKVEGFEDGYWYAPTIITGVTNDMKIAQEEVFGPVVVVMKFTDEKEVIQLANDTRYGLAAAIWAKEQGLIKRVSDGLQAGVVMVNCPFSAFPGTPFGGYKESGFGRELGIETLDLYTETKSVLSYAGRKPLNPFNL